From one Trifolium pratense cultivar HEN17-A07 linkage group LG1, ARS_RC_1.1, whole genome shotgun sequence genomic stretch:
- the LOC123920151 gene encoding WD repeat-containing protein 55-like isoform X1, with the protein MEINLGKLAFDIDFHPSDNLVATGLIDGDLHLYRYSSDNDPVRVLEIHAHTESCRAARFINGGRALLTGSPDCSILATDVETGSTIARIDNAHEAAVNKLINLTESTVASGDDEGCIKVWDIRERSCCNSFEAHEDYISDITFASDAMKLLATSGDGTLSVCNLRRNKVQAQSEFSEDELLSVVLMKNGRKVVCGSQTGILLLYSWGCFKDCSDRFVDLSSNSIDAILKLDEDRIITGSENGMINLVGILPNRIIQPIAEHSEYPVECLAFSHDRKFLGSIAHDQMLKLWDLDNILQGSTSTARSETGVIDNEVDSDDDDEMDVDNNHSKSSKGNKRKNANNGHAVGDSNNFFADL; encoded by the exons ATGGAAATCAATTTGGGGAAACTTGCATTTGATATTGATTTTCATCCATCTGATAATCTTGTTGCTACAGGACTCATAGATGGTGACCTTCACTT ATACCGTTATAGCTCTGATAACGACCCGGTAAG GGTATTGGAAATTCATGCTCACACCGAGTCTTGCAGAGCTGCTCGATTCATCAATGGTGGACGTG CGTTGTTGACGGGTTCTCCCGATTGCTCGATACTGGCTACAGACGTGGAAACTGGATCTACCATTGCCCGAATTGATAATGCCCATGA GGCTGCAGTCAATAAATTGATAAACTTGACTGAGTCAACCGTCGCTTCAGGAGATGATGAAGGTTGTATTAAG GTTTGGGATATCAGAGAACGTTCTTGTTGCAATTCATTTGAAGCCCATGAGGACTACATTTCAGACATTACTTTTGCATCTGATGCGATGAAACTATTAGCCACGAG TGGAGACGGGACTCTTTCTGTTTGTAATCTTCGACGGAATAAA GTCCAAGCCCAATCTGAATTTTCTGAAGACGAGCTATTGTCTGTTGTTCTAATGAAG AATGGTAGGAAAGTTGTTTGCGGATCACAAACTGGAATCCTGCTATTGTATTCATGGGGATGCTTCAAGGATTGCAG TGATCGATTTGTGGATCTCTCTTCAAATTCTATTGATGCCATCTTAAAG cTTGATGAAGATAGGATTATCACTGGATCAGAGAATGGGATGATCAA CTTGGTTGGGATATTGCCGAACAGAATCATTCAGCCTATTGCAGAGCACTCCGAATATCCTGTcgaatgtcttg CATTCTCTCATGATAGAAAGTTTCTCGGAAGTATTGCACATGATCAAATGTTAAAG CTATGGGACTTGGACAATATACTGCAAGGTTCAACAAGCACAGCAAGAAGTGAAACTGGTGTGATTGACAACGAGGTCGACAGTGACGACGATGATGAGATGGATGTAGATAACAATCATTCTAAGTCTTCTAAAG GGAACAAGAGAAAGAATGCAAATAACGGGCATGCTGTAGGTGATTCAAACAACTTCTTTGCAGATTTATAG
- the LOC123920144 gene encoding transcription factor bHLH30, whose protein sequence is MIQEDQGQCSSQTINNFETYQEQFLLQQQIMRQQQNTFSFPSSADHQVSPIFQQPWSMQQLHHHNHHVHDPFVIPQQQTSSSPYASLFNRSTRVPSLQFAYDHHHHGSEHLRIISDTLQHGSGVPFGGLHQSELGKMSAQEIMEAKALAASKSHSEAERRRRERINNHLAKLRSLLPSTTKTDKASLLAEVIQHVKELKRQTSLIAETSPVPTECDELTVDAATDDDEEYGSNYGNKFIIKASLCCDDRSDLLPELIKTLKALRLRTLKADITTLGGRVKNVLFITGEEEDHEYCISSIQEALKAVMEKSVGDDSASGSVKRQRTNIISISN, encoded by the exons ATGATACAAGAAGATCAAGGACAGTGTTCTTCTCAAACAATCAATAACTTTGAAACCTATCAAGAACAGTTTCTCCTTCAACAACAAATCATGAGACAACAACaaaacactttctctttcccttCATCAGCTGATCATCAAGTTTCACCAATCTTTCAGCAACCATGGTCTATGcaacaacttcatcatcataatcatcatgTTCATGACCCTTTTGTTATTCCTCAACAACAAACTTCATCATCACCATATGCAAGTTTGTTCAATAGATCAACAAGGGTTCCTTCTCTTCAATTTGCAtatgatcatcatcatcatggttCTGAACATCTTAGAATCATATCAGATACTCTTCAACATGGATCAGGTGTACCTTTTGGTGGTCTTCATCAAAGTGAACTTGGAAAAATGAGTGCTCAAGAAATCATGGAAGCTAAGGCTCTTGCTGCTTCTAAGAGTCATAGTGAAGCTGAAAGGAGACGCAGAGAGAGAATCAATAATCATCTTGCTAAGCTTCGTAGCTTGTTACCAAGCACAACCAAA ACAGATAAAGCATCATTACTAGCAGAAGTGATTCAACATGTAAAAGAATTGAAACGTCAAACATCACTAATAGCAGAAACAAGTCCAGTTCCAACTGAATGTGATGAATTAACAGTAGATGCTGCTacagatgatgatgaagaataTGGATCAAATTATggaaacaaatttataataaaagcTTCACTTTGCTGTGATGATAGATCAGATCTTTTACCTGAACTAATCAAAACATTGAAAGCATTAAGGTTAAGAACACTCAAAGCTGATATAACAACACTTGGTGGACGTGTTAAGAATGTTTTGTTCATTACTGGTGAAGAAGAAGATCATGAATATTGCATTAGTTCAATACAAGAAGCATTGAAAGCTGTTATGGAGAAAAGTGTTGGTGATGATTCTGCTTCTGGAAGTGTTAAGAGACAAAGGACTAATATAATATCAATATCTAATTAA
- the LOC123920151 gene encoding WD repeat-containing protein 55-like isoform X2, with amino-acid sequence MVTFTYTVIALITTRVLEIHAHTESCRAARFINGGRALLTGSPDCSILATDVETGSTIARIDNAHEAAVNKLINLTESTVASGDDEGCIKVWDIRERSCCNSFEAHEDYISDITFASDAMKLLATSGDGTLSVCNLRRNKVQAQSEFSEDELLSVVLMKNGRKVVCGSQTGILLLYSWGCFKDCSDRFVDLSSNSIDAILKLDEDRIITGSENGMINLVGILPNRIIQPIAEHSEYPVECLAFSHDRKFLGSIAHDQMLKLWDLDNILQGSTSTARSETGVIDNEVDSDDDDEMDVDNNHSKSSKGNKRKNANNGHAVGDSNNFFADL; translated from the exons ATGGTGACCTTCACTT ATACCGTTATAGCTCTGATAACGACCCG GGTATTGGAAATTCATGCTCACACCGAGTCTTGCAGAGCTGCTCGATTCATCAATGGTGGACGTG CGTTGTTGACGGGTTCTCCCGATTGCTCGATACTGGCTACAGACGTGGAAACTGGATCTACCATTGCCCGAATTGATAATGCCCATGA GGCTGCAGTCAATAAATTGATAAACTTGACTGAGTCAACCGTCGCTTCAGGAGATGATGAAGGTTGTATTAAG GTTTGGGATATCAGAGAACGTTCTTGTTGCAATTCATTTGAAGCCCATGAGGACTACATTTCAGACATTACTTTTGCATCTGATGCGATGAAACTATTAGCCACGAG TGGAGACGGGACTCTTTCTGTTTGTAATCTTCGACGGAATAAA GTCCAAGCCCAATCTGAATTTTCTGAAGACGAGCTATTGTCTGTTGTTCTAATGAAG AATGGTAGGAAAGTTGTTTGCGGATCACAAACTGGAATCCTGCTATTGTATTCATGGGGATGCTTCAAGGATTGCAG TGATCGATTTGTGGATCTCTCTTCAAATTCTATTGATGCCATCTTAAAG cTTGATGAAGATAGGATTATCACTGGATCAGAGAATGGGATGATCAA CTTGGTTGGGATATTGCCGAACAGAATCATTCAGCCTATTGCAGAGCACTCCGAATATCCTGTcgaatgtcttg CATTCTCTCATGATAGAAAGTTTCTCGGAAGTATTGCACATGATCAAATGTTAAAG CTATGGGACTTGGACAATATACTGCAAGGTTCAACAAGCACAGCAAGAAGTGAAACTGGTGTGATTGACAACGAGGTCGACAGTGACGACGATGATGAGATGGATGTAGATAACAATCATTCTAAGTCTTCTAAAG GGAACAAGAGAAAGAATGCAAATAACGGGCATGCTGTAGGTGATTCAAACAACTTCTTTGCAGATTTATAG